In a single window of the Penaeus monodon isolate SGIC_2016 chromosome 3, NSTDA_Pmon_1, whole genome shotgun sequence genome:
- the LOC119591054 gene encoding enhancer of rudimentary homolog isoform X1: MAHTILLVQPGPKPETRTFSDYESVNECMEAGVCKIYEEHLKRMNPNTPSITYDISQLFDFIDQLADLSCLVYQKSTNTYAPYNKDWIKEKIYILLRRQAAKAN; the protein is encoded by the exons gCTCATACAATTTTACTAGTACAACCAGGACCGAAACCAGAGACACGAACATTTTCTGATTATGAGAGTGTCAATGAGTGTATGGAAG CAGGTGTTTGTAAGATCTATGAAGAGCATCTGAAGAGGATGAACCCCAACACACCAAGCATTACGTATGACATATCACAGCTCTTTGACTTCATTGATCAGTTAGCCGACCTCTCCTGTCTCGT GTACCAAAAAAGCACAAACACGTATGCACCATACAACAAGGACtggataaaagaaaagatttaCATTCTCCTCCGGCGCCAAGCAGCTAAGGCAAATTGA
- the LOC119591054 gene encoding enhancer of rudimentary homolog isoform X2, with protein sequence MAHTILLVQPGPKPETRTFSDYESVNECMEGVCKIYEEHLKRMNPNTPSITYDISQLFDFIDQLADLSCLVYQKSTNTYAPYNKDWIKEKIYILLRRQAAKAN encoded by the exons gCTCATACAATTTTACTAGTACAACCAGGACCGAAACCAGAGACACGAACATTTTCTGATTATGAGAGTGTCAATGAGTGTATGGAAG GTGTTTGTAAGATCTATGAAGAGCATCTGAAGAGGATGAACCCCAACACACCAAGCATTACGTATGACATATCACAGCTCTTTGACTTCATTGATCAGTTAGCCGACCTCTCCTGTCTCGT GTACCAAAAAAGCACAAACACGTATGCACCATACAACAAGGACtggataaaagaaaagatttaCATTCTCCTCCGGCGCCAAGCAGCTAAGGCAAATTGA